CGTTTTCAAATCAAAGAGCTCTTTTACCTGCTGAGCAAGCGTTTGCTTCAATGACAAAAAGTTTGGTTCTTGAACATAATCATCTATCATCTGCAAGACATGCGCACTTGAGAAAAAATTGGAATCTTTCGGATTGAGATAGGCTATATAATCTTGGAAAATTTGCTGCAGGCTCTTTTTCGATATTGTTTGATCATTGAGAAAAAAACGGATCTTCTCCTTTTTTATTCCCCGTATTACGATATTCTCATCCGGATCGATATCCAAAGCTTCACTCTCTATCTCCGTATCCAAAACTGCTTCTGCAACTTTTGCTTCCAAAGGAGCAAGCCCAAAAAGAGAAAGCAAGGCATTGATTATAAGACTTTTTCCTGCCCCACTGGGACCCGTAAAAACCATCAAGCCTTGAGAAAACTCCAGCGTCTCCTCTTCAAAGGTAAGATAATTTTTGATATATAAACGCTCTATCACCTATATGCCCCAACCCAGTTTTTCTCTCAATACATTGAAGTAGTTTCTCTCCACCCTATGTATCAATTTCGCTCCTATGGGTGCTTTTCGAACCAATACGATATCTTCGGGCGTAAACTCATACATATCTTGACCATCTATTACCAAAAGTGCTGATTTGCTTTTTGTCGTCACCTTAATCTCAAAATCACTTGGCAAGACAAGAGGTCTTTGTGTCAATGAATGGGGACAAATGGGAGTGAAAACGATCGCTTCTGTAAATGGATACACCACTGGCCCTCCAGCAGAGAGATTATACGCAGTCGATCCGGTAGGTGTAGAAATGATCAAACCATCTCCATAGTAACTATTGAGCAGTACATCGTTACTCACCGCATCGATATAGATCATTTTTGAAACAGCAGGCCTCGTGACAACAACATCATTAAACGCGACAATTTTCTCTCTTTTTCCCAATATCGAGACCTCTATCATCATCCGTTCATCGATTCTGTATTCACCTTTTTTGAGTTTTTTGACAAAATCCTCTACCTGATCTGGTTGGATGTCTGTCAAAAACCCTAAAGTACCCACATTGACCCCAAGAACGGGTTTGTGGTATGCGTAACTCCTTCTTGCCACTGAAATAAGCGTTCCATCTCCTCCTAAAGACAAAAGCATATCGCACTTTTTGCACAGCTCATCAAAACTGTGTCCATCTTTTTCACCGATAATCTGGGCACTTGCTTTATCAATTTCCACACGAATCTGCTCTTTTTCGAAAATCTTTTTTATCTTTTTATAAACACCCTTCAGATCAGATCCGCCTGGTTTTATCACCACTCCTACACAATCGAGTTTCATATCTTCTCACTTCCATTCGTTACATTTTCTATATGTATTTTAACATAAGAGGTTTTTTTGTATAATTGCCCCAAAATTGTTCAAAGGAAAAGGGTTGAGAACCGACTATTGCGCAGAACTGAATGAAAAAGATGTAGGGAAAGAGGTAGTACTTTGTGGATGGGCCAACAGTTATAGAGACCATGGTGGGGTCATCTTCATTGACCTCAGAGACAAAACAGGCCTTGTACAGCTTGTCTGTGATCCAGCAGATAGTGAAGAGGCACACAAAGTTGCCACGCGTGTACGGGACGAATATGTGTTGATTGCAAAAGGAAAAGTCCGCCTCAGAGGCGAAGGCCTTGAAAATCCGAAACTAAAGACTGGAAAAATAGAAGTCATTGTCGATGAGCTTGTAATAGAAAACGAGAGTGAACCACTGCCATTTTTGATTGGCGACAACACCGTGAATGAAGAGATTCGGCTCAAATACCGGTATCTCGATCTTCGGACAAAAGAGGCTTTCAACACCTTTGAGCTTCGAAGCAAAGTCGCCATTGCGGCCAGAAACTTTTTGGATAAAAACGGCTTCTTGGAAGTAGAAACGCCAATCTTGACTAAATCGACTCCTGAAGGGGCAAGGGACTATCTTGTTCCAAGCAGACTCTATCCTGGAGAGTTTTATGCCTTGCCACAATCACCGCAACTTTTCAAACAGCTTTTGATGGTTGCAGGATTTGATCGCTACTTTCAGATTGCAAAATGTTTCCGGGATGAAGACCTCCGGGCCGATAGACAGCCTGAATTTACACAAATAGATGTTGAGATGAGTTTCTGTACAGAAGATGAAGTTATCGAAGTAGCAGAAGGACTTATCAAATCAATTTTCGAAGCTGCAGGTATAGAAGTAAAGACACCCATACGACGAATGCCATACAAAGAGGCTATGGAAAAATATGGGAGTGACAAACCCGATCTACGATTTGGCCTTGAGCTTGTCGATGTTATCGACATTTTTGAAAACACCGAACTCAAAGTCTTTCGAGATATCGCCCAGTACAAAAAGCTCAACCGCATCAAAGCACTTCCAGTCAAAGGCGGAGCGGATGCATTAACGCGAAAAGATATCGATGCATTGACAAATTTCGTGGCAAAATTTGGAGCGAAGGGTCTTGCTTGGGTAAAAGTAAAAGAAGGTGGTGAGTTGCAAGGTCCTATCGTAAAATTTTTAAGCGATGAAGAGAAAAGAGCGCTTGTTGAACGATGTGCAGTAGAAACTGGCGATCTCATATTCTTCGGTGCAGGCCCCAAAAAGATCGTACTTGACTATATGGGAAGATTGAGAAACGAAGTGGCAAAAAAACTTGGACTCATCGATCATGACAGATTCGAATTTGTCTGGATTGTCGATTTTCCGATGTTTGAAATTGAAGAGGGCGAAGTGAAGATAAAAGCCCTGCACCACCCTTTTACTATGCCAAAAAATATCGATACAGAAGATTATGAAGCCATGACAAGCCAGGCATACGATATTGTACTCAATGGTGTTGAGCTTGGTGGGGGAAGTATCCGTATCCACAAGCCTGAAATTCAAAAGAAAATTTTTGAAATTTTGGGAATTGGTGATGAAGAGGCAAAAGAGAAGTTTGGCTTCTTACTCGATGCACTCAAATTTGGGGCACCTCCTCACGGAGGATTTGCACTTGGATTTGACAGACTCGTGATGCTTCTGACAAAACGGGACAATATCCGTGACGTGATCGCTTTTCCAAAAACACAAAAAGCGCAGTGTCTGTTGACCCAGGCACCAAGTAAAGTTGATCCAGAACAACTCAAAGAGCTCCATATTAGAATAAGAGAACCGAAAAAGTATGAAGCTCAGTGAGGCCAGACAGGGAAGTCAGGTACGAGTTTTGGGTTTCGAGAAAGATTGCGACGAGTTCAAATGCAAACTCGAATCGATGGGTTTAAGAAGAGGTGACGTTGTTTTTGTCCAAAATAAAAGTTTTTTTGGGCCTATCCAAATAGAAGTCAACGGGACAAAAATAGCTTTATGCCGTGGACAGGCAGACAAAATCAGAGTCGAATATATCTAAAAGGAGACGATAGTATGAAAAAACTGTTTTTAATTATAGGTGCACCGGGAAGTGGAAAAACGACAGATGCTGAAATTATTGCGAAAAAGCATAGTGATTTGATTGCCCACTACTCTACAGGCGATCTTTTACGAGAAGAGGTTAAAAAAGGAACACCACTTGGAGCGACTATCGCAAGTTTTATCGACAACGGCCAACTTGTGCCTCTTGAAATTGTCATGGATACTATCAAAAACGCTATTTTAAACAGCGATAA
This region of Nitratiruptor sp. YY08-10 genomic DNA includes:
- a CDS encoding NAD(+)/NADH kinase, whose amino-acid sequence is MKLDCVGVVIKPGGSDLKGVYKKIKKIFEKEQIRVEIDKASAQIIGEKDGHSFDELCKKCDMLLSLGGDGTLISVARRSYAYHKPVLGVNVGTLGFLTDIQPDQVEDFVKKLKKGEYRIDERMMIEVSILGKREKIVAFNDVVVTRPAVSKMIYIDAVSNDVLLNSYYGDGLIISTPTGSTAYNLSAGGPVVYPFTEAIVFTPICPHSLTQRPLVLPSDFEIKVTTKSKSALLVIDGQDMYEFTPEDIVLVRKAPIGAKLIHRVERNYFNVLREKLGWGI
- the aspS gene encoding aspartate--tRNA ligase; translated protein: MRTDYCAELNEKDVGKEVVLCGWANSYRDHGGVIFIDLRDKTGLVQLVCDPADSEEAHKVATRVRDEYVLIAKGKVRLRGEGLENPKLKTGKIEVIVDELVIENESEPLPFLIGDNTVNEEIRLKYRYLDLRTKEAFNTFELRSKVAIAARNFLDKNGFLEVETPILTKSTPEGARDYLVPSRLYPGEFYALPQSPQLFKQLLMVAGFDRYFQIAKCFRDEDLRADRQPEFTQIDVEMSFCTEDEVIEVAEGLIKSIFEAAGIEVKTPIRRMPYKEAMEKYGSDKPDLRFGLELVDVIDIFENTELKVFRDIAQYKKLNRIKALPVKGGADALTRKDIDALTNFVAKFGAKGLAWVKVKEGGELQGPIVKFLSDEEKRALVERCAVETGDLIFFGAGPKKIVLDYMGRLRNEVAKKLGLIDHDRFEFVWIVDFPMFEIEEGEVKIKALHHPFTMPKNIDTEDYEAMTSQAYDIVLNGVELGGGSIRIHKPEIQKKIFEILGIGDEEAKEKFGFLLDALKFGAPPHGGFALGFDRLVMLLTKRDNIRDVIAFPKTQKAQCLLTQAPSKVDPEQLKELHIRIREPKKYEAQ
- a CDS encoding FeoA family protein, coding for MKLSEARQGSQVRVLGFEKDCDEFKCKLESMGLRRGDVVFVQNKSFFGPIQIEVNGTKIALCRGQADKIRVEYI